The following nucleotide sequence is from Halorussus caseinilyticus.
CGGAGAAGCTACTCGAACGCGATTCGCTCGCGCTCGGGGTCAATTTCGACCCGACCGCCCACGGGGACCGGAACGGCGGGCGCGGTGTGACCGAACTCCACGTCGAAGACCACCGGCGCGTCCGGGTTGTATTCGCCGACGACCTCTGCAATCGCCTCTCGCTGTCGGTCGCGGTACTCGGTGCGGCCCTCGGTTCCGGGGTCCTCGAAGAGGTTGCGGGCCTTCGCCCGACCCACGAGGACGCCCGCGAACCGTTCGAGCAGGCCGCGTTCGCCCATCCCGACGAGGAACTGCCGAACGTCCATCGCCGAGGGGAGTTCCTCCGAGGTTTCCAGCAGGAGGATTCGCCCGTCCAAGTCCTCGTCGGCCGGGAGGTAGCGGTCGGTCCGCAACTGCATGTCGAGCGTGGCCACACACCCGCCCCACGTCCGGCCGGAGACTGTCGTCTCCGGCCCGCGAAACTCCCGCCCCGGCGCGGGTTCCATCTCGCGGTGGCGGTCCAGATTCTCGGGGTCGTCCCAGTCCAAGTCATCGTCGGTGAACCGCTTGGCCGGGCGAACCTCGCCGAACGCGTCGAGGTCGTCGGCGAAGAACGCCGTTTCGAGGTACTCGACGGTGTAGTCGTGCATCGACCCCTGCATGGCGAGGTCGGTCATCACCGTCCCGCCGTAGAACGAGACGATTCCGAGGTTCCAGAGGTAGCACGCGAGGTTGGTGTTGTCGCTGATACCGTAGAATCTGGTCGGGTTCTCGCGCAGTACCTCGGGGTCGAGATGCTTCAGGATGCGGACTTGCTCGTAGCCCCCGATGACGGTCACGACGCCGGAGATGTCGGGGTCGGCGAACGCGTCCATCACGTCCTGCGCGCGCTCTTCGGGGTGGTCGTAGAGGTAGTCGCTGTCCTTCGTCGCGGTCGGGTACTCGACGGGTTCGAGGTCGAATACCTCCCGCAGGCGCTCCAGTCCGAGGTCGTAGACGTGCGGGTAGTCGGTCGCTCGGTTGGAACCGGGCGCGACGATTGCCACCTCGTCCCCGCGTTCGAGGGAGGGCGGGACGACGAACTCGCTCATGACCCGAGATTGGCTGTCGCGTTTTCTATAGGTTACGACTGTGCGCGACCGAATCCCACACCTTGATGGGTCTCACCCCGCCAGCACTCGCGCATGGCCGACAGCGACGAACTCCCGACCGGACTCGACCGCCTCGGGAAGCGACTCGACCGCATCACTTACCTGCTGGTCGCTCTGCTCGTCCTTCAGGTGGTCCACGTCTTCGGCGGGAACCTCGTCCACCTCAGTCTGGTCGCGCTACTCGCGCTCGCCGCCGCGTTCGTCCTGCTCGTCGCCCTCGGACTCGCCCGGTCGGTCTCCGGTTAATCGAGCGACGACCTCGGCAGGTGACGCTTCCCCTGCGCCCCGGTGCGCCGTCCGCAAGCCTTGCCGTAACTGGCGGTTATAACTTCGCGTAGAAATATGCTTGTGATACATGACCTCCGAGGACGACCAGCCGCGCTTCGACACCCGAAGCCTCCACGCGGGCCACGAGGCCGACCCTGCGACGGGGGCGCGAGCGCCGCCAATCTACCAGACCACCTCCTACGAGTTCGGGGACGCCGACTACGCCGCGGACCTCTACGCCCTCGACGGCGAGGGCGACATCTACTCGCGTATCTCCAACCCGACGACCCGCACGCTCGAAGAGCGACTCGCCTCGCTGGAGGGCGGCGCGGGCGCAGTCGCCACCGCCAGCGGGATGGCGGCGTTCGACGCGCTGGTACTGGTCCTCGCTGGCGACGGCGACAACGTGGTGTGTTCGACCGACACCTACGGCGGGACCACCGCCCACCTCAGCCACACCGCGAGCAAGCGCGGGGTCGAACCCCGGTTCGTGGACACGCTGGACTACGAGGCGTACGAGCAAGCGGTGGACGACTCGACGGCGTTCGTCCACGTCGAGACGGTCGGAAACCCCTCGCTGGTCACGCCCGACTTCGAGCGCGTGGCCGATATTGCCCACGACATCGGGGCACCCCTCGTCGTGGACAACACCTTCGCTACCCCCGCGCTCTGCAAACCCCTCGACCACGGCGCGGACGCGGTGTGGGAGTCAACGACGAAGTGGCTCCAC
It contains:
- a CDS encoding S66 family peptidase codes for the protein MSEFVVPPSLERGDEVAIVAPGSNRATDYPHVYDLGLERLREVFDLEPVEYPTATKDSDYLYDHPEERAQDVMDAFADPDISGVVTVIGGYEQVRILKHLDPEVLRENPTRFYGISDNTNLACYLWNLGIVSFYGGTVMTDLAMQGSMHDYTVEYLETAFFADDLDAFGEVRPAKRFTDDDLDWDDPENLDRHREMEPAPGREFRGPETTVSGRTWGGCVATLDMQLRTDRYLPADEDLDGRILLLETSEELPSAMDVRQFLVGMGERGLLERFAGVLVGRAKARNLFEDPGTEGRTEYRDRQREAIAEVVGEYNPDAPVVFDVEFGHTAPAVPVPVGGRVEIDPERERIAFE